In Dromiciops gliroides isolate mDroGli1 chromosome 4, mDroGli1.pri, whole genome shotgun sequence, one DNA window encodes the following:
- the LOC122754829 gene encoding uncharacterized calcium-binding protein C50C3.5-like, with protein sequence MVQGKLDMRSMKGALQTVNIHLSPQEVCEALRRADLDGDGAVDFDDFLGILTDNHRFAQCMDVQGPYSQVPNLPSRTRSTERRIRSRGPRLTNLARPCKPKPPQREAPRRVPGCRHTARLSNGKGALCRPPERDDTSLLIREALT encoded by the exons ATGGTACAG GGCAAGCTGGACATGCGGAGCATGAAGGGGGCACTACAGACTGTCAATATCCACCTGAGCCCCCAGGAAGTGTGTGAGGCCCTGCGGCGGGCCGACCTGGATG GTGACGGGGCCGTTGACTTTGATGACTTCCTTGGGATCCTGACAGACAACCACCGCTTTGCCCAGTGCATGG ACGTCCAAGGTCCCTATTCTCAGGTCCCCAACCTGCCCTCCCGGACACGGTCGACGGAAAGGAGGATTCGAAGCAGAGGCCCCCGACTGACCAACCTTGCCAGGCCCTGCAAACCCAAGCCGCCTCAGCGAGAGGCACCTCGGAGAGTCCCCG GTTGCCGGCACACTGCTCGCCTAAGCAATGGAAAAGGGGCTCTCTGCCGGCCCCCTGAACGAGATGACACGTCCCTGCTCATACGGGAAGCTCTGACCTAG